In the genome of Pongo pygmaeus isolate AG05252 chromosome 9, NHGRI_mPonPyg2-v2.0_pri, whole genome shotgun sequence, one region contains:
- the TMEM25 gene encoding transmembrane protein 25 isoform X4, which yields MGLGERRSLWGRGAWSMSVCECACVQGVVARMLVASAYLRVCACLYCSLESVLGSAPAGCPCVCWVVLCLWALPFVSVPSPLGAGLHLRFRTWSFLFLESKFLEQLLSLPAVTWLTGRPAPFSQQPGAQARATMALPSGPAALRHTLLLLPALLSSGCGELEPQIDGQTWAERALRENERHAFTCRVAGGPGTPRLAWYLDGQLQEASTSRLLSVGGEAFSGGTSTFTVTAHRAQHELNCSLQDPSSGRSANASVILNVQFKPEIAQVGAKYQEAQGPGLLVVLFALVRANPPANVTWIDQDGPVTVNTSDFLVLDAQNYPWLTNHTVQLQLRSLAHNLSVVATNDVGVTSASLPAPGPSRRPSLISSDSNNLKLNNVRLPRENMSLPSNLQLNDLTPDSRVKPADRQMAQNNSRPELLDPEPGGLLTSRGFIRLPMLGYIYRVSSVSSDEIWL from the exons ATGGGATTAGGAGAAAGACGATCCCTTTGGGGGAGGGGCGCGTGgagtatgagtgtgtgtgagtgtgcgtgtgtgcaaGGTGTGGTTGCACGGATGCTCGTTGCTTCTGCGTATCTGCGGGTGTGTGCCTGTTTGTACTGTAGCCTGGAGTCAGTGCTCGGTTCTGCGCCTGCAGGATGCCCATGTGTCTGCTGGGTGGTTCTGTGCCTTTGGGCTTTGCCGTTCGTGTCCGTGCCTTCGCCACTGGGGGCTGGTCTACATTTGCGTTTCCGTACATGGTCCTTTTTGTTTCTGGAGAGTAAATTCCTGGAGCAATTGCTAAGCCTGCCTGCTGTCACCTGGCTGACAGGGAGGCCCGCCCCCTTCTCTCAGCAGCCTGGGGCCCAGGCCCGGGCCACCATGGCGCTGCCTTCGGGCCCAGCCGCCCTCCGGCACACACTGCTGCTCCTGCCAGCCCTTCTGAGCTCAG GTTGTGGGGAGTTGGAGCCACAAATAGATGGTCAGACCTGGGCTGAGCGGGCACTTCGGGAGAATGAACGCCACGCCTTCACCTGCCGGGTGGCAGGGGGGCCTGGCACCCCCAGATTGGCCTGGTATCTGGATGGACAGCTGCAGGAGGCCAGCACCTCAAGACTGCTGAGCGTGGGAGGGGAGGCCTTCTCTGGAGGCACCAGCACCTTCACAGTCACTGCCCATCGGGCTCAGCATGAGCTCAACTGCTCCCTGCAGGACCCCAGCAGTGGCCGATCAGCCAACGCCTCTGTCATCCTCAATGTGCAAT TCAAGCCAGAGATTGCCCAAGTCGGTGCCAAGTACCAGGAAGCTCAGGGCCCAGGCCTCCTGGTTGTCCTGTTTGCCCTGGTGCGTGCCAACCCGCCTGCCAATGTCACCTGGATCGACCAGGATGGGCCAGTGACTGTCAACACCTCTGACTTCCTGGTGCTGGATGCGCAGAACTACCCCTGGCTCACCAACCATACGGTGCAGCTGCAGCTCCGCAGCCTGGCACACAATCTCTCGGTGGTGGCCACCAATGACGTGGGTGTCACCAGTGCCTCGCTTCCAGCCCCAG GCCCCTCCCGGCGCCCATCTCTGATATCAAG TGACTCCAACAACCTAAAACTCAACAACGTGCGCCTGCCACGGGAGAACATGTCCCTACCGTCCAACCTTCAGCTCAATGACCTCACTCCAGATTCCAGAG TGAAACCAGCAGACCGGCAGATGGCTCAGAACAACAGCCGGCCAGAGCTTCTGGACCCGGAGCCCGGCGGCCTCCTCACCAGCCGAG GTTTCATCCGCCTCCCAATGCTGGGCTATATCTATCGAGTGTCCAGCGTGAGCAGTGATGAGATCTGGCTCTGA
- the TMEM25 gene encoding transmembrane protein 25 isoform X7 translates to MGLGERRSLWGRGAWSMSVCECACVQGVVARMLVASAYLRVCACLYCSLESVLGSAPAGCPCVCWVVLCLWALPFVSVPSPLGAGLHLRFRTWSFLFLESKFLEQLLSLPAVTWLTGRPAPFSQQPGAQARATMALPSGPAALRHTLLLLPALLSSGCGELEPQIDGQTWAERALRENERHAFTCRVAGGPGTPRLAWYLDGQLQEASTSRLLSVGGEAFSGGTSTFTVTAHRAQHELNCSLQDPSSGRSANASVILNVQWLLATRVEVPLLGIVVAAGLALGTLVGFSTLVACLVCRKEKKTKGPSRRPSLISSDSNNLKLNNVRLPRENMSLPSNLQLNDLTPDSRVKPADRQMAQNNSRPELLDPEPGGLLTSRGFIRLPMLGYIYRVSSVSSDEIWL, encoded by the exons ATGGGATTAGGAGAAAGACGATCCCTTTGGGGGAGGGGCGCGTGgagtatgagtgtgtgtgagtgtgcgtgtgtgcaaGGTGTGGTTGCACGGATGCTCGTTGCTTCTGCGTATCTGCGGGTGTGTGCCTGTTTGTACTGTAGCCTGGAGTCAGTGCTCGGTTCTGCGCCTGCAGGATGCCCATGTGTCTGCTGGGTGGTTCTGTGCCTTTGGGCTTTGCCGTTCGTGTCCGTGCCTTCGCCACTGGGGGCTGGTCTACATTTGCGTTTCCGTACATGGTCCTTTTTGTTTCTGGAGAGTAAATTCCTGGAGCAATTGCTAAGCCTGCCTGCTGTCACCTGGCTGACAGGGAGGCCCGCCCCCTTCTCTCAGCAGCCTGGGGCCCAGGCCCGGGCCACCATGGCGCTGCCTTCGGGCCCAGCCGCCCTCCGGCACACACTGCTGCTCCTGCCAGCCCTTCTGAGCTCAG GTTGTGGGGAGTTGGAGCCACAAATAGATGGTCAGACCTGGGCTGAGCGGGCACTTCGGGAGAATGAACGCCACGCCTTCACCTGCCGGGTGGCAGGGGGGCCTGGCACCCCCAGATTGGCCTGGTATCTGGATGGACAGCTGCAGGAGGCCAGCACCTCAAGACTGCTGAGCGTGGGAGGGGAGGCCTTCTCTGGAGGCACCAGCACCTTCACAGTCACTGCCCATCGGGCTCAGCATGAGCTCAACTGCTCCCTGCAGGACCCCAGCAGTGGCCGATCAGCCAACGCCTCTGTCATCCTCAATGTGCAAT GGCTTCTGGCTACCCGGGTGGAAGTGCCACTGCTGGGCATTGTTGTGGCTGCTGGgcttgccctgggcaccctcGTGGGGTTCAGCACCTTGGTGGCCTGCCTGGTctgcagaaaagagaagaaaaccaaaG GCCCCTCCCGGCGCCCATCTCTGATATCAAG TGACTCCAACAACCTAAAACTCAACAACGTGCGCCTGCCACGGGAGAACATGTCCCTACCGTCCAACCTTCAGCTCAATGACCTCACTCCAGATTCCAGAG TGAAACCAGCAGACCGGCAGATGGCTCAGAACAACAGCCGGCCAGAGCTTCTGGACCCGGAGCCCGGCGGCCTCCTCACCAGCCGAG GTTTCATCCGCCTCCCAATGCTGGGCTATATCTATCGAGTGTCCAGCGTGAGCAGTGATGAGATCTGGCTCTGA
- the TMEM25 gene encoding transmembrane protein 25 isoform X10, translating to MGLGERRSLWGRGAWSMSVCECACVQGVVARMLVASAYLRVCACLYCSLESVLGSAPAGCPCVCWVVLCLWALPFVSVPSPLGAGLHLRFRTWSFLFLESKFLEQLLSLPAVTWLTGRPAPFSQQPGAQARATMALPSGPAALRHTLLLLPALLSSGCGELEPQIDGQTWAERALRENERHAFTCRVAGGPGTPRLAWYLDGQLQEASTSRLLSVGGEAFSGGTSTFTVTAHRAQHELNCSLQDPSSGRSANASVILNVQCPSRRPSLISSDSNNLKLNNVRLPRENMSLPSNLQLNDLTPDSRAVKPADRQMAQNNSRPELLDPEPGGLLTSRGFIRLPMLGYIYRVSSVSSDEIWL from the exons ATGGGATTAGGAGAAAGACGATCCCTTTGGGGGAGGGGCGCGTGgagtatgagtgtgtgtgagtgtgcgtgtgtgcaaGGTGTGGTTGCACGGATGCTCGTTGCTTCTGCGTATCTGCGGGTGTGTGCCTGTTTGTACTGTAGCCTGGAGTCAGTGCTCGGTTCTGCGCCTGCAGGATGCCCATGTGTCTGCTGGGTGGTTCTGTGCCTTTGGGCTTTGCCGTTCGTGTCCGTGCCTTCGCCACTGGGGGCTGGTCTACATTTGCGTTTCCGTACATGGTCCTTTTTGTTTCTGGAGAGTAAATTCCTGGAGCAATTGCTAAGCCTGCCTGCTGTCACCTGGCTGACAGGGAGGCCCGCCCCCTTCTCTCAGCAGCCTGGGGCCCAGGCCCGGGCCACCATGGCGCTGCCTTCGGGCCCAGCCGCCCTCCGGCACACACTGCTGCTCCTGCCAGCCCTTCTGAGCTCAG GTTGTGGGGAGTTGGAGCCACAAATAGATGGTCAGACCTGGGCTGAGCGGGCACTTCGGGAGAATGAACGCCACGCCTTCACCTGCCGGGTGGCAGGGGGGCCTGGCACCCCCAGATTGGCCTGGTATCTGGATGGACAGCTGCAGGAGGCCAGCACCTCAAGACTGCTGAGCGTGGGAGGGGAGGCCTTCTCTGGAGGCACCAGCACCTTCACAGTCACTGCCCATCGGGCTCAGCATGAGCTCAACTGCTCCCTGCAGGACCCCAGCAGTGGCCGATCAGCCAACGCCTCTGTCATCCTCAATGTGCAAT GCCCCTCCCGGCGCCCATCTCTGATATCAAG TGACTCCAACAACCTAAAACTCAACAACGTGCGCCTGCCACGGGAGAACATGTCCCTACCGTCCAACCTTCAGCTCAATGACCTCACTCCAGATTCCAGAG CAGTGAAACCAGCAGACCGGCAGATGGCTCAGAACAACAGCCGGCCAGAGCTTCTGGACCCGGAGCCCGGCGGCCTCCTCACCAGCCGAG GTTTCATCCGCCTCCCAATGCTGGGCTATATCTATCGAGTGTCCAGCGTGAGCAGTGATGAGATCTGGCTCTGA
- the TMEM25 gene encoding transmembrane protein 25 isoform X3 has product MGLGERRSLWGRGAWSMSVCECACVQGVVARMLVASAYLRVCACLYCSLESVLGSAPAGCPCVCWVVLCLWALPFVSVPSPLGAGLHLRFRTWSFLFLESKFLEQLLSLPAVTWLTGRPAPFSQQPGAQARATMALPSGPAALRHTLLLLPALLSSGCGELEPQIDGQTWAERALRENERHAFTCRVAGGPGTPRLAWYLDGQLQEASTSRLLSVGGEAFSGGTSTFTVTAHRAQHELNCSLQDPSSGRSANASVILNVQFKPEIAQVGAKYQEAQGPGLLVVLFALVRANPPANVTWIDQDGPVTVNTSDFLVLDAQNYPWLTNHTVQLQLRSLAHNLSVVATNDVGVTSASLPAPGPSRRPSLISSDSNNLKLNNVRLPRENMSLPSNLQLNDLTPDSRAVKPADRQMAQNNSRPELLDPEPGGLLTSRGFIRLPMLGYIYRVSSVSSDEIWL; this is encoded by the exons ATGGGATTAGGAGAAAGACGATCCCTTTGGGGGAGGGGCGCGTGgagtatgagtgtgtgtgagtgtgcgtgtgtgcaaGGTGTGGTTGCACGGATGCTCGTTGCTTCTGCGTATCTGCGGGTGTGTGCCTGTTTGTACTGTAGCCTGGAGTCAGTGCTCGGTTCTGCGCCTGCAGGATGCCCATGTGTCTGCTGGGTGGTTCTGTGCCTTTGGGCTTTGCCGTTCGTGTCCGTGCCTTCGCCACTGGGGGCTGGTCTACATTTGCGTTTCCGTACATGGTCCTTTTTGTTTCTGGAGAGTAAATTCCTGGAGCAATTGCTAAGCCTGCCTGCTGTCACCTGGCTGACAGGGAGGCCCGCCCCCTTCTCTCAGCAGCCTGGGGCCCAGGCCCGGGCCACCATGGCGCTGCCTTCGGGCCCAGCCGCCCTCCGGCACACACTGCTGCTCCTGCCAGCCCTTCTGAGCTCAG GTTGTGGGGAGTTGGAGCCACAAATAGATGGTCAGACCTGGGCTGAGCGGGCACTTCGGGAGAATGAACGCCACGCCTTCACCTGCCGGGTGGCAGGGGGGCCTGGCACCCCCAGATTGGCCTGGTATCTGGATGGACAGCTGCAGGAGGCCAGCACCTCAAGACTGCTGAGCGTGGGAGGGGAGGCCTTCTCTGGAGGCACCAGCACCTTCACAGTCACTGCCCATCGGGCTCAGCATGAGCTCAACTGCTCCCTGCAGGACCCCAGCAGTGGCCGATCAGCCAACGCCTCTGTCATCCTCAATGTGCAAT TCAAGCCAGAGATTGCCCAAGTCGGTGCCAAGTACCAGGAAGCTCAGGGCCCAGGCCTCCTGGTTGTCCTGTTTGCCCTGGTGCGTGCCAACCCGCCTGCCAATGTCACCTGGATCGACCAGGATGGGCCAGTGACTGTCAACACCTCTGACTTCCTGGTGCTGGATGCGCAGAACTACCCCTGGCTCACCAACCATACGGTGCAGCTGCAGCTCCGCAGCCTGGCACACAATCTCTCGGTGGTGGCCACCAATGACGTGGGTGTCACCAGTGCCTCGCTTCCAGCCCCAG GCCCCTCCCGGCGCCCATCTCTGATATCAAG TGACTCCAACAACCTAAAACTCAACAACGTGCGCCTGCCACGGGAGAACATGTCCCTACCGTCCAACCTTCAGCTCAATGACCTCACTCCAGATTCCAGAG CAGTGAAACCAGCAGACCGGCAGATGGCTCAGAACAACAGCCGGCCAGAGCTTCTGGACCCGGAGCCCGGCGGCCTCCTCACCAGCCGAG GTTTCATCCGCCTCCCAATGCTGGGCTATATCTATCGAGTGTCCAGCGTGAGCAGTGATGAGATCTGGCTCTGA
- the TMEM25 gene encoding transmembrane protein 25 isoform X5, translating to MGLGERRSLWGRGAWSMSVCECACVQGVVARMLVASAYLRVCACLYCSLESVLGSAPAGCPCVCWVVLCLWALPFVSVPSPLGAGLHLRFRTWSFLFLESKFLEQLLSLPAVTWLTGRPAPFSQQPGAQARATMALPSGPAALRHTLLLLPALLSSGCGELEPQIDGQTWAERALRENERHAFTCRVAGGPGTPRLAWYLDGQLQEASTSRLLSVGGEAFSGGTSTFTVTAHRAQHELNCSLQDPSSGRSANASVILNVQFKPEIAQVGAKYQEAQGPGLLVVLFALVRANPPANVTWIDQDGPVTVNTSDFLVLDAQNYPWLTNHTVQLQLRSLAHNLSVVATNDVGVTSASLPAPGLLATRVEVPLLGIVVAAGLALGTLVGFSTLVACLVCRKEKKTKGPSRRPSLISR from the exons ATGGGATTAGGAGAAAGACGATCCCTTTGGGGGAGGGGCGCGTGgagtatgagtgtgtgtgagtgtgcgtgtgtgcaaGGTGTGGTTGCACGGATGCTCGTTGCTTCTGCGTATCTGCGGGTGTGTGCCTGTTTGTACTGTAGCCTGGAGTCAGTGCTCGGTTCTGCGCCTGCAGGATGCCCATGTGTCTGCTGGGTGGTTCTGTGCCTTTGGGCTTTGCCGTTCGTGTCCGTGCCTTCGCCACTGGGGGCTGGTCTACATTTGCGTTTCCGTACATGGTCCTTTTTGTTTCTGGAGAGTAAATTCCTGGAGCAATTGCTAAGCCTGCCTGCTGTCACCTGGCTGACAGGGAGGCCCGCCCCCTTCTCTCAGCAGCCTGGGGCCCAGGCCCGGGCCACCATGGCGCTGCCTTCGGGCCCAGCCGCCCTCCGGCACACACTGCTGCTCCTGCCAGCCCTTCTGAGCTCAG GTTGTGGGGAGTTGGAGCCACAAATAGATGGTCAGACCTGGGCTGAGCGGGCACTTCGGGAGAATGAACGCCACGCCTTCACCTGCCGGGTGGCAGGGGGGCCTGGCACCCCCAGATTGGCCTGGTATCTGGATGGACAGCTGCAGGAGGCCAGCACCTCAAGACTGCTGAGCGTGGGAGGGGAGGCCTTCTCTGGAGGCACCAGCACCTTCACAGTCACTGCCCATCGGGCTCAGCATGAGCTCAACTGCTCCCTGCAGGACCCCAGCAGTGGCCGATCAGCCAACGCCTCTGTCATCCTCAATGTGCAAT TCAAGCCAGAGATTGCCCAAGTCGGTGCCAAGTACCAGGAAGCTCAGGGCCCAGGCCTCCTGGTTGTCCTGTTTGCCCTGGTGCGTGCCAACCCGCCTGCCAATGTCACCTGGATCGACCAGGATGGGCCAGTGACTGTCAACACCTCTGACTTCCTGGTGCTGGATGCGCAGAACTACCCCTGGCTCACCAACCATACGGTGCAGCTGCAGCTCCGCAGCCTGGCACACAATCTCTCGGTGGTGGCCACCAATGACGTGGGTGTCACCAGTGCCTCGCTTCCAGCCCCAG GGCTTCTGGCTACCCGGGTGGAAGTGCCACTGCTGGGCATTGTTGTGGCTGCTGGgcttgccctgggcaccctcGTGGGGTTCAGCACCTTGGTGGCCTGCCTGGTctgcagaaaagagaagaaaaccaaaG GCCCCTCCCGGCGCCCATCTCTGATATCAAGGTAA
- the TMEM25 gene encoding transmembrane protein 25 isoform X1: protein MGLGERRSLWGRGAWSMSVCECACVQGVVARMLVASAYLRVCACLYCSLESVLGSAPAGCPCVCWVVLCLWALPFVSVPSPLGAGLHLRFRTWSFLFLESKFLEQLLSLPAVTWLTGRPAPFSQQPGAQARATMALPSGPAALRHTLLLLPALLSSGCGELEPQIDGQTWAERALRENERHAFTCRVAGGPGTPRLAWYLDGQLQEASTSRLLSVGGEAFSGGTSTFTVTAHRAQHELNCSLQDPSSGRSANASVILNVQFKPEIAQVGAKYQEAQGPGLLVVLFALVRANPPANVTWIDQDGPVTVNTSDFLVLDAQNYPWLTNHTVQLQLRSLAHNLSVVATNDVGVTSASLPAPGLLATRVEVPLLGIVVAAGLALGTLVGFSTLVACLVCRKEKKTKGPSRRPSLISSDSNNLKLNNVRLPRENMSLPSNLQLNDLTPDSRAVKPADRQMAQNNSRPELLDPEPGGLLTSRGFIRLPMLGYIYRVSSVSSDEIWL from the exons ATGGGATTAGGAGAAAGACGATCCCTTTGGGGGAGGGGCGCGTGgagtatgagtgtgtgtgagtgtgcgtgtgtgcaaGGTGTGGTTGCACGGATGCTCGTTGCTTCTGCGTATCTGCGGGTGTGTGCCTGTTTGTACTGTAGCCTGGAGTCAGTGCTCGGTTCTGCGCCTGCAGGATGCCCATGTGTCTGCTGGGTGGTTCTGTGCCTTTGGGCTTTGCCGTTCGTGTCCGTGCCTTCGCCACTGGGGGCTGGTCTACATTTGCGTTTCCGTACATGGTCCTTTTTGTTTCTGGAGAGTAAATTCCTGGAGCAATTGCTAAGCCTGCCTGCTGTCACCTGGCTGACAGGGAGGCCCGCCCCCTTCTCTCAGCAGCCTGGGGCCCAGGCCCGGGCCACCATGGCGCTGCCTTCGGGCCCAGCCGCCCTCCGGCACACACTGCTGCTCCTGCCAGCCCTTCTGAGCTCAG GTTGTGGGGAGTTGGAGCCACAAATAGATGGTCAGACCTGGGCTGAGCGGGCACTTCGGGAGAATGAACGCCACGCCTTCACCTGCCGGGTGGCAGGGGGGCCTGGCACCCCCAGATTGGCCTGGTATCTGGATGGACAGCTGCAGGAGGCCAGCACCTCAAGACTGCTGAGCGTGGGAGGGGAGGCCTTCTCTGGAGGCACCAGCACCTTCACAGTCACTGCCCATCGGGCTCAGCATGAGCTCAACTGCTCCCTGCAGGACCCCAGCAGTGGCCGATCAGCCAACGCCTCTGTCATCCTCAATGTGCAAT TCAAGCCAGAGATTGCCCAAGTCGGTGCCAAGTACCAGGAAGCTCAGGGCCCAGGCCTCCTGGTTGTCCTGTTTGCCCTGGTGCGTGCCAACCCGCCTGCCAATGTCACCTGGATCGACCAGGATGGGCCAGTGACTGTCAACACCTCTGACTTCCTGGTGCTGGATGCGCAGAACTACCCCTGGCTCACCAACCATACGGTGCAGCTGCAGCTCCGCAGCCTGGCACACAATCTCTCGGTGGTGGCCACCAATGACGTGGGTGTCACCAGTGCCTCGCTTCCAGCCCCAG GGCTTCTGGCTACCCGGGTGGAAGTGCCACTGCTGGGCATTGTTGTGGCTGCTGGgcttgccctgggcaccctcGTGGGGTTCAGCACCTTGGTGGCCTGCCTGGTctgcagaaaagagaagaaaaccaaaG GCCCCTCCCGGCGCCCATCTCTGATATCAAG TGACTCCAACAACCTAAAACTCAACAACGTGCGCCTGCCACGGGAGAACATGTCCCTACCGTCCAACCTTCAGCTCAATGACCTCACTCCAGATTCCAGAG CAGTGAAACCAGCAGACCGGCAGATGGCTCAGAACAACAGCCGGCCAGAGCTTCTGGACCCGGAGCCCGGCGGCCTCCTCACCAGCCGAG GTTTCATCCGCCTCCCAATGCTGGGCTATATCTATCGAGTGTCCAGCGTGAGCAGTGATGAGATCTGGCTCTGA
- the TMEM25 gene encoding transmembrane protein 25 isoform X14, which yields MGLGERRSLWGRGAWSMSVCECACVQGVVARMLVASAYLRVCACLYCSLESVLGSAPAGCPCVCWVVLCLWALPFVSVPSPLGAGLHLRFRTWSFLFLESKFLEQLLSLPAVTWLTGRPAPFSQQPGAQARATMALPSGPAALRHTLLLLPALLSSGCGELEPQIDGQTWAERALRENERHAFTCRVAGGPGTPRLAWYLDGQLQEASTSRLLSVGGEAFSGGTSTFTVTAHRAQHELNCSLQDPSSGRSANASVILNVQFKPEIAQVGAKYQEAQGPGLLVVLFALVRANPPANVTWIDQDGPVTVNTSDFLVLDAQNYPWLTNHTVQLQLRSLAHNLSVVATNDVGVTSASLPAPGLLATRVEVPLLGIVVAAGLALGTLVGFSTLVACLVCRKEKKTKGPSRRPSLISSDSNNLKLNNVRLPRENMSLPSNLQLNDLTPDSRVKPADRQMAQNNSRPELLDPEPGGLLTSRACLLHHGTPALTNPWLLHEQEGALPGGWSPQVHNSTVWKL from the exons ATGGGATTAGGAGAAAGACGATCCCTTTGGGGGAGGGGCGCGTGgagtatgagtgtgtgtgagtgtgcgtgtgtgcaaGGTGTGGTTGCACGGATGCTCGTTGCTTCTGCGTATCTGCGGGTGTGTGCCTGTTTGTACTGTAGCCTGGAGTCAGTGCTCGGTTCTGCGCCTGCAGGATGCCCATGTGTCTGCTGGGTGGTTCTGTGCCTTTGGGCTTTGCCGTTCGTGTCCGTGCCTTCGCCACTGGGGGCTGGTCTACATTTGCGTTTCCGTACATGGTCCTTTTTGTTTCTGGAGAGTAAATTCCTGGAGCAATTGCTAAGCCTGCCTGCTGTCACCTGGCTGACAGGGAGGCCCGCCCCCTTCTCTCAGCAGCCTGGGGCCCAGGCCCGGGCCACCATGGCGCTGCCTTCGGGCCCAGCCGCCCTCCGGCACACACTGCTGCTCCTGCCAGCCCTTCTGAGCTCAG GTTGTGGGGAGTTGGAGCCACAAATAGATGGTCAGACCTGGGCTGAGCGGGCACTTCGGGAGAATGAACGCCACGCCTTCACCTGCCGGGTGGCAGGGGGGCCTGGCACCCCCAGATTGGCCTGGTATCTGGATGGACAGCTGCAGGAGGCCAGCACCTCAAGACTGCTGAGCGTGGGAGGGGAGGCCTTCTCTGGAGGCACCAGCACCTTCACAGTCACTGCCCATCGGGCTCAGCATGAGCTCAACTGCTCCCTGCAGGACCCCAGCAGTGGCCGATCAGCCAACGCCTCTGTCATCCTCAATGTGCAAT TCAAGCCAGAGATTGCCCAAGTCGGTGCCAAGTACCAGGAAGCTCAGGGCCCAGGCCTCCTGGTTGTCCTGTTTGCCCTGGTGCGTGCCAACCCGCCTGCCAATGTCACCTGGATCGACCAGGATGGGCCAGTGACTGTCAACACCTCTGACTTCCTGGTGCTGGATGCGCAGAACTACCCCTGGCTCACCAACCATACGGTGCAGCTGCAGCTCCGCAGCCTGGCACACAATCTCTCGGTGGTGGCCACCAATGACGTGGGTGTCACCAGTGCCTCGCTTCCAGCCCCAG GGCTTCTGGCTACCCGGGTGGAAGTGCCACTGCTGGGCATTGTTGTGGCTGCTGGgcttgccctgggcaccctcGTGGGGTTCAGCACCTTGGTGGCCTGCCTGGTctgcagaaaagagaagaaaaccaaaG GCCCCTCCCGGCGCCCATCTCTGATATCAAG TGACTCCAACAACCTAAAACTCAACAACGTGCGCCTGCCACGGGAGAACATGTCCCTACCGTCCAACCTTCAGCTCAATGACCTCACTCCAGATTCCAGAG TGAAACCAGCAGACCGGCAGATGGCTCAGAACAACAGCCGGCCAGAGCTTCTGGACCCGGAGCCCGGCGGCCTCCTCACCAGCCGAG CATGTCTCCTCCACCACGGGACCCCAGCCCTGACCAACCCATGGTTGCTTCATGAGCAGGAAGGTGCCCTTCCCGGAGGATGGTCACCACAGGTACATAATTCAACAGTGTGGAAGCTTTAG
- the TMEM25 gene encoding transmembrane protein 25 isoform X6: MGLGERRSLWGRGAWSMSVCECACVQGVVARMLVASAYLRVCACLYCSLESVLGSAPAGCPCVCWVVLCLWALPFVSVPSPLGAGLHLRFRTWSFLFLESKFLEQLLSLPAVTWLTGRPAPFSQQPGAQARATMALPSGPAALRHTLLLLPALLSSGCGELEPQIDGQTWAERALRENERHAFTCRVAGGPGTPRLAWYLDGQLQEASTSRLLSVGGEAFSGGTSTFTVTAHRAQHELNCSLQDPSSGRSANASVILNVQWLLATRVEVPLLGIVVAAGLALGTLVGFSTLVACLVCRKEKKTKGPSRRPSLISSDSNNLKLNNVRLPRENMSLPSNLQLNDLTPDSRAVKPADRQMAQNNSRPELLDPEPGGLLTSRGFIRLPMLGYIYRVSSVSSDEIWL; the protein is encoded by the exons ATGGGATTAGGAGAAAGACGATCCCTTTGGGGGAGGGGCGCGTGgagtatgagtgtgtgtgagtgtgcgtgtgtgcaaGGTGTGGTTGCACGGATGCTCGTTGCTTCTGCGTATCTGCGGGTGTGTGCCTGTTTGTACTGTAGCCTGGAGTCAGTGCTCGGTTCTGCGCCTGCAGGATGCCCATGTGTCTGCTGGGTGGTTCTGTGCCTTTGGGCTTTGCCGTTCGTGTCCGTGCCTTCGCCACTGGGGGCTGGTCTACATTTGCGTTTCCGTACATGGTCCTTTTTGTTTCTGGAGAGTAAATTCCTGGAGCAATTGCTAAGCCTGCCTGCTGTCACCTGGCTGACAGGGAGGCCCGCCCCCTTCTCTCAGCAGCCTGGGGCCCAGGCCCGGGCCACCATGGCGCTGCCTTCGGGCCCAGCCGCCCTCCGGCACACACTGCTGCTCCTGCCAGCCCTTCTGAGCTCAG GTTGTGGGGAGTTGGAGCCACAAATAGATGGTCAGACCTGGGCTGAGCGGGCACTTCGGGAGAATGAACGCCACGCCTTCACCTGCCGGGTGGCAGGGGGGCCTGGCACCCCCAGATTGGCCTGGTATCTGGATGGACAGCTGCAGGAGGCCAGCACCTCAAGACTGCTGAGCGTGGGAGGGGAGGCCTTCTCTGGAGGCACCAGCACCTTCACAGTCACTGCCCATCGGGCTCAGCATGAGCTCAACTGCTCCCTGCAGGACCCCAGCAGTGGCCGATCAGCCAACGCCTCTGTCATCCTCAATGTGCAAT GGCTTCTGGCTACCCGGGTGGAAGTGCCACTGCTGGGCATTGTTGTGGCTGCTGGgcttgccctgggcaccctcGTGGGGTTCAGCACCTTGGTGGCCTGCCTGGTctgcagaaaagagaagaaaaccaaaG GCCCCTCCCGGCGCCCATCTCTGATATCAAG TGACTCCAACAACCTAAAACTCAACAACGTGCGCCTGCCACGGGAGAACATGTCCCTACCGTCCAACCTTCAGCTCAATGACCTCACTCCAGATTCCAGAG CAGTGAAACCAGCAGACCGGCAGATGGCTCAGAACAACAGCCGGCCAGAGCTTCTGGACCCGGAGCCCGGCGGCCTCCTCACCAGCCGAG GTTTCATCCGCCTCCCAATGCTGGGCTATATCTATCGAGTGTCCAGCGTGAGCAGTGATGAGATCTGGCTCTGA